Within the Nitrospira sp. genome, the region TGAGTTGCTGGCGGCAGTCCGTAGCGTGGTATCCGGATATGCCATGGTCCACGTGCCGGAGCGAAGTGCCGAGATTGCCAGCAAAGTCCAAGCTGTCGTGGTCGAGAAACTGAAGGGCAGACATCTTGAGGTGGGCAGTGTGGCTCTCGCCGACATCGAGTTGGCGAAGGTCGTCCTGGATGCCGTCGAGCGGAAGCAGGCCAAAGAACAAGAGAAGGAGCAGAAAGAGTTCGAGCTCATCATCGCTGAAAAGGACGCCGAGATTGCCCGTCGGCATGCCCGCGGTCAGGGGGATGCCGTACGGATTCGTTCCGAGGGTGAGGCAGAGGGACTGCGTATCCGTGCGGCCGGGCAGGCCAAAGCTCAAGAGACCATTAGCAAGACACTCACCGCGGAGTATCTCCGATACAAGTTGTACGACAGCCCAAATTCGAAACTCGTGCTGTTGCCAGATAAGTTGAGCGTGCCGATCTTAGTGAACCCGGGCGGGGACTCGATGCACCGCGTGGTCACACCCGACTCATCGACACCCTAGGTGCGGACGGGGTGAGCACGGTCAGTTGGCTATTCTTTTCGGCCGCGACCGTATGCCTATGCTGGGGGCGGCGAATGCGCAGAGTGCCGGTCCGCAAGGGTTCGAGGACGGCCGTGAACACAATGGGCAGAAGGCGATTGAGGTGACGTGTGACATGCAGCCGATGCGGTGGCTTCACGATCGTCGAGTGGAGTGAATGTCAGGTCCTCGAAGTGCGCGGTGTATCGCCGCGCATCACGCGCTGTGTCAATTGCGGAAATCTCGAGGATCCGGTGATTCAGTCGAACCGCAGCTGTGTCGCGATCGGCTGCTCAGATGGGCAAGGTGCCGGAACAAATTCACCGTCGCAGCGACAGCCTGGCTGCGATTCAAAATCCTATGAGGAGGCAGGTCATGGTGGGCTACGGCAAGCGCGTGCTCGTCGTCGATGACGAGGCCGACATGAGGGCATTGGTAGGACTTGTTCTCGACAAGATAGGCTATGTCGTTGTCGAGGCGTGCGATGGGTTGGAAGCCACTCAGGAGGTCCGAAGACGACATTTTGATGTCATCGTCACCGACCTCAACATGCCGAATCTCGATGGTGTGCAATTGATGATGCATGTTCACGAGCGGTTCCCCGACATGCCCGGCATTTTATTGACCGGTGAGCCGATCGAGTGTCTGGATCACAGGACGCGCGCTCAATTCATTGAGTGCCTTCAGAAGCCCTTCGATATCGGCCATTTGCTCGACGTGGTGCACCTGGCGTCGCATGTCCGGCCCTACGTCATGAGCGGAAACGACCTGTGACAATTCGTCGTGGGGGCCTCACAGGTCCGTGATGTCGCGTCTATCCAATCCCACCGTCTCTCTATGGCCCCGACAGTGAAAGAGATGTGCTCGCAAATCGACGAACCGTCCGCGGGCATCGATATCGCACAAAGCACCGCATACCGATATCTCCTGCCTGTGACTTCCGTCTCAATTCTCCCTCGTGGGGCCGCATGTAGCACTGGCGTTTCCGTGCGGGGATGAGGTAGCCTAGCGCTGAGCCTATGCCGAATTCCCAGCGAGACTTCGAACTTCTGTGCATCGGAAGCGGACCGGCAGGACAACGAGCCGCGATCCAAGCCGCCAAACTCGGCAAGCGCGTTGCAGTGGTGGAGCGACGACAGATTCTCGGAGGCATCTGTGTGGCGACGGGGACGATTCCCAGCAAGACCTTCCGCGAGGCGGTCCTGTCCTTCATGGCGCAGGACCATCTCTCAGATGGGAACGGCGGGCACCATTTGAAACGGCGCCCTACGGCGGATCAGTTGCTGCATCGAGTGAACTCCGTCATCCAACGCGAGGCGCAGGTCGTCGAGGATCAGCTCTGGCGAAACGATATCCAGCTCCTGACGGGCGAGGCGTCCTTCAAGGACCCGCATACCCTCGTTATTGCTTCAGGCGACGAGATACGGACCGTGACAGCGGACAATGTGCTGATCGCCGTCGGCACGCAGCCGTCAGTTCCTCATGGGGTCCATGCCGACGGCGAGTTTATCCTGACCAGCGCCCAGGTGACGCAATTGAAAAGCCTCCCCCGTCGCATGGCCGTTGTGGGGGCTGGGGTGATCGGGATTGAGTATGCGTCGATGTTCGCGGCCTTGGAACTCGATGTGATCGTGATCGACAAGCGCGACCGACCGCTGGCCATGGTAGACGAGGAGGTGGTCGATGAACTGATGCATCAAATGCGCAATCACGACGTCACCTTCAGGCTTGGAGAGGCGGTCGAACGAATCGAGGTTGCGGACGGCCGGCCTCCACAGGTCGTGATGCGGTTGGAATCGGGTAAGGTCATTGTTTCCGACCTCGTGCTCTTTTCTGCAGGCCGGGTCGGCGCCACGGCCCAATTGAACCTCGAGTCGATCGGACTTCAAGCGGACGCGCGTGGGCTCCTCAAGGTGGACCAACAGTTCCGAACGTCGATCCCCCATATCTTCGCGGCAGGCGACGTGATTGGTTTCCCCAGTCTGGCGGCCACGTCGGCCGAACAAGGCCGGTTGGTGGCCTACGGCGCTTTCAAACTGAACGCACCGCCCATGGCCGCGCATTTCCCGGTCGGGATCTATTCGATTCCAGAAATTTCGATGGTGGGGGCGCACGAGCACGAATTAACGGTACAGCGCGTCCCCTATGAGACGGGGGTCGCGAGGTACAGGGAAATCGCCCGTGGGCAAATCTTGGGCGACGATTCCGGTCTGGTGAAGCTGCTGTTCCACCGGGACAGTCACGAACTTCTGGGCGCCCATGCAATCGGGACCGGAGCCACCGAGTTGATCCACATCGGCCAGGCCGTGCTGGGTCTGAACGGCGGTCTGGCGTACTTTCTCAACACGGTCTTCAACTACCCTACCCTCGCAGAGTGTTACAAGGTCGCCGCGCTCAATGCCGCAAATAAGCTCGATCGTGAGGAGATACTGTTACCTCGCCAACCTTCGCAAGCGGCCCCGTAGGAAGACGAGTGCGACCGACCATCCCGCAACCTGAGCCCAGAGAAACGGTTCGAACAGCCGGGCGACGTGGCGAGGTCTGACCTTTTCGACAAGGGCCCTCCTCGCCTGCTTCAGTTTCACGCCTGTGCGCGTCGTCGGCCAGAGTGAAGCCGATCCCGATCATGCGCCGGCATGCGAAGACGGCCGGAAGGTACTCAAGCGCGGAGCTGTTCAGCCCGCACTGACCGTGTGGCTATTGTTCCTCACCATGGGGACTGCTCGACCCGCCGGCGCTATTCGACCAGACGATGCTCGAGCGCGTATCGGATCAAGTCCGCCGTCGAGTGAAGTTTGAGCTTTTCGAGAATTCGCGCCCGGTAGGTGCTGATGCTTTTCACGCTCAGACACAATTCGTCGGCGATCGCCGTCACGGTTTTTCCTTTTGCCATGAGGTTCATGACCTGGAACTCTCTGTCGGAGAGACTGTTGTGCGGGGGCAGGTTTGCGCCACCGTTTTGGAGTTGCACGGCGAGCAGTTCGGCCACCGAGGGACGAATGTATCGCCCGCCGGCCAAGACCTTCCTTGCCGCCATCACCATCTCTTCCGCGACGCTTTCTTTCGTGAGGTATCCGGCGGCTCCCGCTCGTACCGCGCGTACGGCGAATTGGTCTTCCGGATGCATGCTCAAGATCAGAACGGGGACCTCCGGATGCGACGCCTTCAACTCCTGAAGAGTCTCAAGGCCGCTCCGGCCGGGCATCGTCAGATCGAGGACGATGAGACTCCACTGGTGTTTGTTGGCTTGCTCCAACGTGTCAAACGCCGTACTGGCTTCGCCGATCTCAGCCTGGGGGAACGCTTCGGCCAAAATTTGTTTGACCCCCCGGCGAACCGACGGATGATCATCAGCAATCAGGATTCGGGTCATCGAATGCCTCCCGCGAGCGGAATCTCGACGGAGGCACTCGTTCCGCGATCGAGGTGCCCGCTGATCGCGAACTTGCCTCCCCATTGTTCCGCCCGCTCACGCATCCCCAACAATCCCAAGGACGTCTTGCTATTCAGTTCTTGATCGGTAATGCCGCGACCGTTGTCCGTCACTTCGAGGGTCAGCACGCCGGTCGAGAATGCAAGGCGGACCGAAACCCGGGTCGCCGAGGCGTGGCGCGCCACATTCGTCAGCATCTCCTGAAATACCCGAAAGAGTGTCGTAGCCTGCTCAGGACCGATGGGAATGGGACTGGGCGGCACCGACACGCTGCAGGCAATGCCGGTTCGTTTCTCGAAATCCCGGCTCTGCCACTCGATGGCTGCCGAGAGGCCGAGTTCATCCAAGATTCGGGGCCGCAACATGGTCGCGATCTGTCGAACGGCCTGAATCGTAATCTCAATGTTTCGCATGACATCATCGAGTCGCGTACGCAGGTCGATGCGGGATTCCCGACTCTCCGAGCTGGAGACATGTTTTGCCACCCATGCGAGGTCGATCTTCGCGGCCGTCAGCGTTTGCCCAAGTTCATCATGAATCTCCCTCGCGATTCGCGCGCATTCGTCTTCCCGTACTGATTCCAGTCGTTTCCCCAGCGCGCGTAGGTGGACATAGGATTCACTGAGCTGTTGCTCCATCTGCTTGCGTTGGCTCATGTCCACCATGAGGCCGATCAGCCCGGATATGGTGCCGGTGCGATCTCGGAGCGGAGCGGTGGAGAGGCTGATGTGGATTCGCCTCCCATCCTTTCTGGATCGCACCAATTCCATATCCGTAAAGGCGTTGCCATTCATGACGCGCTCTCGCAACCGTCGATGTTCGTCCTGCTGTTCCGGAGCGATGGTGGGAAGAGGACGCCCTAACACCTCATCTTCCGTCCAGCCGAACATGCGCTCCGCGGCCGGGTTCCAGAGCTGGCACGTGCCCGCTTCATCGAGGATCACAATCCCGACCGGCGACGCACTCACCAGCGCACTGAGTCGTTCGTTGACCTGTCGGAGCCTATCCTCCGCCTCCCTCTGGGTCGTGATATCGAGCCAGACACCGGCGAGTTGCTTCCCCGTCCCATCCGAATCATCCTGAAGCACCGCGTTATCATGAAACCAGCGATACGTCCCATCGGCGACTTGCCATCTATATTCGATCGCTATTTGTTCCGTTTTTTCGATCTGATCGAACGCGGACAGCACCCGCTCACGATCGTCCGGATGGAGACGCGCCGCCCAGAGAGCCGGATTCTCCAAGAACGCACTGTTGGGGAAGCCGCTCACGTTACGAATGTTGGCGCTGACCCAAAGCGCGCCAAAATCCCCTGTCCCCTTTGCCGCATAGGTGACCACCGGCAGGGCCGTGAGAATCATGTGTTGCTTGGCCTCGCTCGCCTTCAGGTCGGCCTCCACTTTACGACGCCCGGAATGATCCAGTCGATAGGCCATGGATGAACCAAGCACGAACGTCAGGAACAGGACGGTCCCCCCTCCGGCCCATACGGTCGTCGAGCGGCCCAGTGCGGCTCGTTTCTCCGATAGCTCAGCCAGCGTTCGGTCTTCTTCGTCGATCGCTTCCTGGATGAGTCGATGAATGTCGTCCATCGTTGCATCCTGGGAGTATCGAGGACCAGGTACGTGCTCGCCCTTCGACTCGTGAACACTCTCTGTTTGTATAGACCGCTCGGCAAGGTCGATTCGCTTCGCAACGAGGTGCTCAAGGGTGGCAAAACGATGCTGCTGGCTCCGCCGGCCCTGGATCAAGGCGCGCGTCTGCGTCATTTTATCGTTCAGCCGACTGACCGCGTCATAATAATACGGCTCGACCAGCTCGCTCTCTTCGGCAAACATAAAAGTTCGATGGCTGGCATCCACTTCATCCACCAGGGCTTTGAGATGCTCGAACGTCGATCGAATCTCCTGGCCATGGGCCACATTCGAGGCTAACGCCATAAATGCGTTCGTGCTCCAATAAAAAAGAGTAGCCAAGCACAGGAACCCGCTCAGCACAAATCCTACGCCAATCCAGAATCGATGATTCTCAAGCGTTCGCACGATAGTACTCCCCCACAGGATTGATCTCTGTTCATGGGGCTGCGCAAATCCCGCGGATTTTGAGGCCGGATCCATCCAACGCCAGTCTAACCAATACTGATGAACCAATGCCGATTGAGGCCTGTATCGTAACGCTTTGAACGTATATGAGGCCATCGGCCTCGGAACAATTCCCCTGTCGGCGTATTCCTACATGGTGGTTGATCGAATGTGCACGATTCAGCCGTGCGAGAGCCGGGAATTGATACGGCGCGGTCTTGGTCGAGTTCGGCGATCGGATTGAATGCCTCGTAATCCCGCACATTATGAGGCGAGGCATCCGGTCGGTGACCAGATGGCCTCCACGGTGGCACGCACAGGTTCGTAGGCCCTTCCTATCTGCGCGTCTTCG harbors:
- a CDS encoding transcriptional regulator is translated as MVGYGKRVLVVDDEADMRALVGLVLDKIGYVVVEACDGLEATQEVRRRHFDVIVTDLNMPNLDGVQLMMHVHERFPDMPGILLTGEPIECLDHRTRAQFIECLQKPFDIGHLLDVVHLASHVRPYVMSGNDL
- the udhA gene encoding NAD(P)(+) transhydrogenase, producing MPNSQRDFELLCIGSGPAGQRAAIQAAKLGKRVAVVERRQILGGICVATGTIPSKTFREAVLSFMAQDHLSDGNGGHHLKRRPTADQLLHRVNSVIQREAQVVEDQLWRNDIQLLTGEASFKDPHTLVIASGDEIRTVTADNVLIAVGTQPSVPHGVHADGEFILTSAQVTQLKSLPRRMAVVGAGVIGIEYASMFAALELDVIVIDKRDRPLAMVDEEVVDELMHQMRNHDVTFRLGEAVERIEVADGRPPQVVMRLESGKVIVSDLVLFSAGRVGATAQLNLESIGLQADARGLLKVDQQFRTSIPHIFAAGDVIGFPSLAATSAEQGRLVAYGAFKLNAPPMAAHFPVGIYSIPEISMVGAHEHELTVQRVPYETGVARYREIARGQILGDDSGLVKLLFHRDSHELLGAHAIGTGATELIHIGQAVLGLNGGLAYFLNTVFNYPTLAECYKVAALNAANKLDREEILLPRQPSQAAP
- a CDS encoding DNA-binding response regulator, with the translated sequence MTRILIADDHPSVRRGVKQILAEAFPQAEIGEASTAFDTLEQANKHQWSLIVLDLTMPGRSGLETLQELKASHPEVPVLILSMHPEDQFAVRAVRAGAAGYLTKESVAEEMVMAARKVLAGGRYIRPSVAELLAVQLQNGGANLPPHNSLSDREFQVMNLMAKGKTVTAIADELCLSVKSISTYRARILEKLKLHSTADLIRYALEHRLVE
- a CDS encoding peptidase; translation: MSRTSIHGALFLVVVLWLAVTGCAGTSVQPGQRGLFWHPFTEGLSTEPLGSGFYWRAPWNSVYLYDVRWQSYTETVDALSSDDLLVQLKTAIIMRPMPEEVYFLAQEIGPDFYPRVVKPELLAAVRSVVSGYAMVHVPERSAEIASKVQAVVVEKLKGRHLEVGSVALADIELAKVVLDAVERKQAKEQEKEQKEFELIIAEKDAEIARRHARGQGDAVRIRSEGEAEGLRIRAAGQAKAQETISKTLTAEYLRYKLYDSPNSKLVLLPDKLSVPILVNPGGDSMHRVVTPDSSTP